Part of the Pomacea canaliculata isolate SZHN2017 linkage group LG11, ASM307304v1, whole genome shotgun sequence genome is shown below.
ttataaaggtttgaagtgtgcaAATCCGATGGCATGAAGTTGACACTCATCATTTTTCTGGACCTCTACTACAAAATTGCTCCGttcgacttaagactcattttttGGTGGCGGGtcacatatacatgcataatATTTCTTCTGCTATGGCTAAAATGTTTCACTTAAAATGTACCGTTGGCAACAATTGGTTAATAGTTTTAACCTTTAGAATGCAAATAAgttcaaaaaagaatttttagttACATATCTCTGCTGGGGTGTTGGTCCACTTTCCTATTATCCATCATCTCATGATGATcgtgatgatgataatcattATTTATCATCTTTAACATGTTGAAGCATTATGGTTATATTTCAACTGATTGATAGGTACCTCGGTCAAGATCTATCCGGCCTGGAGCTGAATCATGGCAGGAGGAGTGCCAGAGGCTTATTGATCAAACACCCAAAGTATTATGTGAGGAACTAACAAAGCACAAGGATCAAGTTTTGCATATTAGTTTTTCTCACAATGGCCTTATGTTTGCCACAAGttccaaagatggcaaaatTATGGTTAGTATGCAGTTGCcagtcagaaatattttcagatgGCTACAGGCActtctgtttgttgttattaagtGCTGGATGGCTGGTTGGTTATTTGACTTTCCTCTTTGcaggatgtaaaaaaaagtttttattcagGTAGGTCacttaaaacaaaactgttgctTATTTCTTTGCTATCCATCTTCTTGAGTCTGACATTCGAAAATGGAAGCAGCTTCAGCTGACAGGAAGCTTCTGAATTAGTAAAGTGCATATAGTTTACTGTGAAAATTAGCTTATTCAAACTGAAAACACTCAGTAATGTTAATTCTGAGTTTGTGTGTTGATCTTTGATAATTATGTCATCTTATCAGGCATAATGGCATTTACAGCAATAGTTCTGGGTTCCAGGTGTGGAATGTGGACAGAAACTGCTCACTTCGTTTTGCTTACAACATGACCAAAGAATTTAGTTGGAGATACACACAGTTTTCTCAGTTCAACAGGACTGACACTCTTCTACTGGTGTCTGGTGTGCATTATGGCAATGCAAACACATCTGGCGAAATTGCAGTATTTGACTTGCAGGGTACGAGCATATTGACATAGCGTAGTAAAGTTGTAGCAAGCCACTAGAAATGACAATTTATAAGCAGCCTTGGCAGTGTAGGTCTTGAAAACATGGCCATTGTGTcttaaaaatgaactttttcttTGGTACCTATAAACTATGAGCAGTGAACTATGAGTAGCTGATTTGGACATGGCATGTGGAAATGCAACGTGCAGCCTTCTTTTTCCATCACCATTTTATAACTTTCATGTATAATTCCCACATTGTGAGGAAGCTGAAAAATGCACAATACAGTAGGtcatgtatgcatatatttgcTTTTTGTGAGCAATAGAGATAGCACTTATTTCAATGGatttatattaaaagaaaatcagattttgtgaagactttttttttcggcCAACAGAATTCGAGCCTCAGTGCCGTGTAGTGAACAAACCATATGATGTGTTTGGAACATGGTATGACAACAGCCACCTACTTTCTGGAAGTCTGTACTGGACAGGTCATCTGAACTCTGTCTCAGCCTTATGGCTGAACAAAGTATGATTGATTGGACTATTTATGTTGATTTTCAgaagagaaattattttgaGTGTAGCATTACTGTTTGCTTAACATTGCTAACATactttctctgattttttttttctctcacccacccacctttGTGCATGTAGCTTATGAGTATATGCACAAAAAATCtcatatgcatacatacaagaaaaaatagggcttttaaattttattgataaaatgtaagcatattttatattactttaTCTGTAATTGATTATAAAGTTGGCAAGTATGTAGAACCTATTGAAGTAATCAACATACTCATGGTGAATGTCACACAGGCTAATCAAGCACTAGAATGTGAGAGAGAATCGGTCACGATGTGCCTGTACCGGTTCCAGAATGTTAATGCCAGCTCTATCCGCACTATCATGGTGGCTGAGTGCCCTTCAGAGAATGAAAGCAGCATGCTAGCTCAGCTTTCTCCTTGGACCTGTGTTGCATGCAGCCAGGAACACTTGGAGGGAGCCTCAAAAGAATTGTCAACAAATGTTAATCAGGACTGTAGCAACAACAATGCCACCCAAGAAGTCTGCTCACAAGATGACCTCCACTTTCTGAGCAGTCTGAGGGAAGGAGACGAAAGTTTCAAGACTGGGCCACTCAGAAAAAGGATGCTACACCATGAGCAGTGGTCAAGCACAGATATAGGGCTTAAGGATGGACCTGACCACAGTGTGGATGAAGACAGTGACTTCCTACTTAAGAGCGAAGACACTCTGATTCGTGAGTGGGAAAAGATAGAGATGGACAGCTCTGTCGAAGAGAGCCAATATGTCTTCCCTCACAAAAGTTCTAGGGCAGGTGATGTGTATTTAGATGTGAAGGATGACTTTTTCAATGAAAGTGAATCTCTCGAACTGGAGGATGCAGACTACCTGACCAAAATGGTCAACGATGTGCATCTCCCATCACATTATCCTTCTGCTTGCTGTGACATTTTGTTATCTTTGCATGGTGCAGGCTTAGATGTTCATGGTGCAGCAGCCCCTGGATCTTCTCctagaaataaatattgctGCAGAGATTCAAGACAAAGGAAAAAGTCTCAGGATTACCATCCACAGATTGCTGAGACAACAGAGCTTTCGCCTTTAGCGTCATTAGCGGCACCACTCTCTGAGGCAGGTACAGTGTCCTCAGATAACCATGCTGGAAGAATTCATGCATACACTGGAAATCAGAGAAGACAGTGTCTCCAGCACTGAGAGACAAGCTTCTAATATTTACAATGGGGGAGGAGACTTACACTCCCCACCTTATTGGCATCAAGAGAATTCGTGTGGAGGACGTCATTGGGTTCAAAAACTCCAGGGAAAATCTGATTAGTCCTGATGGGGAAGTGAGATTGCTGCCTGATGTAGACCAGAACTTGCAAGGAATGGACAGGCCAAAGGATAATGTGGACCATGTTATTAATATGCATGGCCATATTGTGGGCATGGCATTGTCTCCTGACCACAGGTATTGTCATATATGATTTAAAGCCTTGTTTGTCCACTCTGCTTGTAGATAAGTTTCCTCTTGTATATGCTGTTTAATAGAATTCAGTACTCTTATTCTGTggatacatttgtgtgtgtttgactgtctgtttatttaagattttataCCTTATATTTggaatctttaaaaaagttttcttcaaaacaaattttaaatttatgattaAAGTTGATAGAGAATTTGTTGATGATTTAACACATTGGCAGCTTTGCGACTGCATGTGGTGCAGTTTACAGCCTTTTCACAGTACTTCAGTCATAAGCTATACACAGTATATTGTGTTTTAGTTAAGCAGCATGACATATGCAGATGGGTTGGAATACCATCATAGGTTTGcctgaacattttttaacagtttcacCCCTTAACTAGTGCATACACTGGAAGTCGGAGATTTCCCTTAACTAGGGAACAAGATGGTTAATGGAATTGTATAGCTTTTCTAAATCTCCCCttctcttttgaaaaaaagtgtctaAGCAATACAGTTCATGCAGTTAACTGATATTTCTGAATTTGAAGAAAACTCTCAAGGAgaatttggggaaaaaaagaccaATTGTGGAAGAGCACATGACTAATGAAAAT
Proteins encoded:
- the LOC112575203 gene encoding LOW QUALITY PROTEIN: F-box/WD repeat-containing protein 5-like (The sequence of the model RefSeq protein was modified relative to this genomic sequence to represent the inferred CDS: deleted 2 bases in 1 codon); amino-acid sequence: MTGNLSGTQQTREEESRSTVMDECCGSDLHLQLCSLPDSILLEIFSYLPVQSLGRIACVCSHFSKIVRDKLLWKDIFHRRFRVPRSRSIRPGAESWQEECQRLIDQTPKVLCEELTKHKDQVLHISFSHNGLMFATSSKDGKIMVWNVDRNCSLRFAYNMTKEFSWRYTQFSQFNRTDTLLLVSGVHYGNANTSGEIAVFDLQEFEPQCRVVNKPYDVFGTWYDNSHLLSGSLYWTGHLNSVSALWLNKANQALECERESVTMCLYRFQNVNASSIRTIMVAECPSENESSMLAQLSPWTCVACSQEHLEGASKELSTNVNQDCSNNNATQEVCSQDDLHFLSSLREGDESFKTGPLRKRMLHHEQWSSTDIGLKDGPDHSVDEDSDFLLKSEDTLIREWEKIEMDSSVEESQYVFPHKSSRAGDVYLDVKDDFFNESESLELEDADYLTKMVNDVHLPSHYPSACCDILLSLHGAGLDVHGAAAPGSSPRNKYCCRDSRQRKKSQDYHPQIAETTELSPLASLAAPLSEAGTVSSDNHAGRIHAYTGSEKTVSPALRDKLLIFTMGEETYTPHLIGIKRIRVEDVIGFKNSRENLISPDGEVRLLPDVDQNLQGMDRPKDNVDHVINMHGHIVGMALSPDHRYLYVNSRQWPQNYSIEKVLEPPPIAQEIDIHVIDLLTLKEVGTIMRSHKAFTPNDECFFLFLDVSEHYVASGAEDKHGYIWDRHYGICLNRFPHTDVVNSVAFNPQDQEMLVTVSDDFKIKVWRSSRKMREMGLQPLNTMPLGKK